A region of ANME-2 cluster archaeon DNA encodes the following proteins:
- the mpgP gene encoding mannosyl-3-phosphoglycerate phosphatase, translating to MQASEYIIFTDMDGTLVDHDTYSYDAALPALELINKKNIPLIFCTSKTRAELEVYCHKLDICHPFISENGGAIFIPQDYFDFPYDHTKQIDNYNVIELGVGYEILESTLKEVCTKIDCKVIGFGDMDVGEVCQNTGLDRECAALAKQRDYDEAFRIISPAPKDELLEQEIRKRGFNCTKGGRYYHIMGNNDKGKAVLILTDLYRKKWPGVKTIGLGDSLNDLPMLMAVDIGVLVQKPGGDYDPSITSPNIKRGKGIGPKGWNQELINILE from the coding sequence ATGCAAGCATCCGAATATATAATTTTTACTGATATGGACGGCACCCTGGTCGATCACGATACATATTCCTATGATGCGGCCCTACCTGCCCTGGAACTCATTAATAAAAAAAATATCCCGTTGATATTTTGTACCAGCAAGACCAGGGCTGAACTTGAAGTTTACTGCCATAAACTTGACATATGCCATCCCTTTATTTCAGAGAACGGTGGGGCCATATTCATCCCACAGGATTATTTTGACTTCCCCTATGACCACACAAAACAAATAGACAATTACAACGTGATCGAACTCGGTGTGGGATACGAGATACTTGAAAGTACTTTGAAAGAAGTATGTACTAAAATCGACTGCAAGGTAATTGGATTCGGGGATATGGATGTGGGTGAGGTGTGCCAGAACACAGGACTTGACAGGGAATGTGCTGCACTTGCCAAGCAGCGGGACTATGATGAAGCTTTCAGGATCATAAGTCCGGCACCGAAGGATGAACTCCTGGAACAGGAAATCAGAAAAAGGGGTTTCAATTGTACAAAAGGCGGACGGTATTACCATATAATGGGTAATAATGACAAGGGAAAGGCGGTACTTATACTTACAGACCTTTACAGGAAAAAATGGCCCGGTGTAAAAACAATAGGGCTGGGCGACAGCCTCAACGACCTGCCCATGCTGATGGCCGTGGATATTGGTGTATTAGTACAAAAACCGGGCGGCGATTATGACCCATCCATAACATCACCAAATATCAAGCGGGGAAAGGGTATTGGACCAAAAGGGTGGAATCAGGAGCTTATTAATATTTTGGAATAG